In Methanoregula sp. UBA64, one DNA window encodes the following:
- a CDS encoding chorismate mutase — MTLEEVRAEITRLDEDIIRLIAKRQSYAKKVADLKHAAGIAVHDSQRKNDVLAYVMAEAKAERLDPAPIKEIFEILISMNEKAQRAALGEKVPPKRIVR; from the coding sequence ATGACGCTCGAAGAGGTCCGGGCCGAGATCACCCGGCTTGATGAGGATATCATCCGGCTTATTGCCAAACGGCAGAGCTATGCAAAGAAGGTTGCAGACTTAAAACACGCAGCGGGAATCGCGGTGCACGACAGCCAGCGCAAAAACGATGTGCTCGCCTATGTGATGGCGGAAGCAAAGGCAGAGCGCCTCGACCCCGCACCGATAAAAGAGATCTTCGAGATCCTGATCTCGATGAACGAGAAGGCACAGCGGGCGGCTCTCGGGGAAAAAGTGCCGCCTAAAAGGATTGTCAGGTAA